From one Eriocheir sinensis breed Jianghai 21 unplaced genomic scaffold, ASM2467909v1 Scaffold146, whole genome shotgun sequence genomic stretch:
- the LOC126990129 gene encoding uncharacterized protein LOC126990129 isoform X3, producing the protein MGNTPLSTTEKDLGVYVTRLPVKGYPAHQYHMGNTPLSTTEKDLGVYVTRLPVKGYPAHQYHMGNTPLSTTEAEKDLGVYVTRLPVKGYPAHQYHMGNTPLSTTEAEKDLGVYVTRLPVKGYPAHQYHMGNTPLSTTEAEKDLGVYVTRLPVKGYPAHQYHMGNTPLSTTEKDLGVYVTRLPVKGYPAHQYHMGNTPLSTTEAEKDLGVYVTRLPVKGYPAHQYHMGNTPLSTTEAEKDLGVYVTRLPVKGYPAHQYHMGNTPLSTTEAEKDLGVYVTRLPMKGYPAHQYHMGNTPLSTTEAEKDLGVYVTRLPVKGYPAHQYHMGNTPLSTTEAEKGQIHANHNSQV; encoded by the coding sequence atgggaaacactccactatccaccacagagaaagacctgggagtgtatgttaccaggctaccagtgaagggatatccagcacaccaataccacatgggaaacactccactatccaccacagagaaagacctgggagtgtatgttaccaggctaccagtgaagggatatccagcacaccaataccacatgggaaacactccactatccaccacagaggcagagaaagacctgggagtgtatgttaccaggctaccagtgaagggatatccagcacaccaataccacatgggaaacactccactatccaccacagaggcagagaaagacctgggagtatatgttaccaggctaccagtgaagggatatccagcacaccaataccacatgggaaacactccactatccaccacagaggcagagaaagacctgggagtgtatgttaccaggctaccagtgaagggatatccagcacaccaataccacatgggaaacactccactatccaccacagagaaagacctgggagtgtatgttaccaggctaccagtgaagggatatccagcacaccaataccacatgggaaacactccactatccaccacagaggcagagaaagacctgggagtgtatgttaccaggctaccagtgaagggatatccagcacaccaataccacatgggaaacactccactatccaccacagaggcagagaaagacctgggagtgtatgttactaggctaccagtgaagggatatccagcacaccaataccacatgggaaacactccactatccaccacagaggcagagaaagacctgggagtgtatgttaccaggctaccaatgaagggatatccagcacaccaataccacatgggaaacactccactatccaccacagaggcagagaaagacctgggagtgtatgttaccaggctaccagtgaagggatatccagcacaccaataccacatgggaaacactccactatccaccacagaggcagagaaaggccaaatccatgctaaTCATAACAGCCAGGTTTGA
- the LOC126990129 gene encoding uncharacterized protein LOC126990129 isoform X2, translating to MGSTPLSTTGADKDLGVYVTRLPVKGYPAHQYHMGNTPLSTTEAEKDLGVYVTRLPVKGYPAHQYHMGNTPLSTTEAEKDLGVYVTRLPVKGYPAHQYHMGNTPLSTTEAEKDLGVYVTRLPVKGYPAHQYHMGNTPLSTTEAEKDLGVYVTRLPVKGYPAHQYHMGNTPLSTTEKDLGVYVTRLPVKGYPAHQYHMGNTPLSTTEAEKDLGVYVTRLPVKGYPAHQYHMGNTPLSTTEAEKDLGVYVTRLPVKGYPAHQYHMGNTPLSTTEAEKDLGVYVTRLPMKGYPAHQYHMGNTPLSTTEAEKDLGVYVTRLPVKGYPAHQYHMGNTPLSTTEAEKGQIHANHNSQV from the exons atgggaagcactccactatccaccacaggggcagacaaagacctgggagtgtatgttaccaggctaccagtgaagggatatccagcacaccaataccacatgggaaacactccactatccaccacagaggcagagaaagacctgggagtgtatgttaccag gctaccagtgaagggatatccagcacaccaataccacatgggaaacactccactatccaccacagaggcagagaaagacctgggagtgtatgttaccaggctaccagtgaagggatatccagcacaccaataccacatgggaaacactccactatccaccacagaggcagagaaagacctgggagtatatgttaccaggctaccagtgaagggatatccagcacaccaataccacatgggaaacactccactatccaccacagaggcagagaaagacctgggagtgtatgttaccaggctaccagtgaagggatatccagcacaccaataccacatgggaaacactccactatccaccacagagaaagacctgggagtgtatgttaccaggctaccagtgaagggatatccagcacaccaataccacatgggaaacactccactatccaccacagaggcagagaaagacctgggagtgtatgttaccaggctaccagtgaagggatatccagcacaccaataccacatgggaaacactccactatccaccacagaggcagagaaagacctgggagtgtatgttactaggctaccagtgaagggatatccagcacaccaataccacatgggaaacactccactatccaccacagaggcagagaaagacctgggagtgtatgttaccaggctaccaatgaagggatatccagcacaccaataccacatgggaaacactccactatccaccacagaggcagagaaagacctgggagtgtatgttaccaggctaccagtgaagggatatccagcacaccaataccacatgggaaacactccactatccaccacagaggcagagaaaggccaaatccatgctaaTCATAACAGCCAGGTTTGA
- the LOC126990129 gene encoding uncharacterized protein LOC126990129 isoform X1, whose protein sequence is MGSTPLSTTGADKDLGVYVTRLPVKGYPAHQYHMGNTPLSTTEAEKDLGVYVTRLPVKGYPAHQYHMGNTPLSTTEKDLGVYVTRLPVKGYPAHQYHMGNTPLSTTEAEKDLGVYVTRLPVKGYPAHQYHMGNTPLSTTEAEKDLGVYVTRLPVKGYPAHQYHMGNTPLSTTEAEKDLGVYVTRLPVKGYPAHQYHMGNTPLSTTEKDLGVYVTRLPVKGYPAHQYHMGNTPLSTTEAEKDLGVYVTRLPVKGYPAHQYHMGNTPLSTTEAEKDLGVYVTRLPVKGYPAHQYHMGNTPLSTTEAEKDLGVYVTRLPMKGYPAHQYHMGNTPLSTTEAEKDLGVYVTRLPVKGYPAHQYHMGNTPLSTTEAEKGQIHANHNSQV, encoded by the exons atgggaagcactccactatccaccacaggggcagacaaagacctgggagtgtatgttaccaggctaccagtgaagggatatccagcacaccaataccacatgggaaacactccactatccaccacagaggcagagaaagacctgggagtgtatgttaccag gctaccagtgaagggatatccagcacaccaataccacatgggaaacactccactatccaccacagagaaagacctgggagtgtatgttaccaggctaccagtgaagggatatccagcacaccaataccacatgggaaacactccactatccaccacagaggcagagaaagacctgggagtgtatgttaccaggctaccagtgaagggatatccagcacaccaataccacatgggaaacactccactatccaccacagaggcagagaaagacctgggagtatatgttaccaggctaccagtgaagggatatccagcacaccaataccacatgggaaacactccactatccaccacagaggcagagaaagacctgggagtgtatgttaccaggctaccagtgaagggatatccagcacaccaataccacatgggaaacactccactatccaccacagagaaagacctgggagtgtatgttaccaggctaccagtgaagggatatccagcacaccaataccacatgggaaacactccactatccaccacagaggcagagaaagacctgggagtgtatgttaccaggctaccagtgaagggatatccagcacaccaataccacatgggaaacactccactatccaccacagaggcagagaaagacctgggagtgtatgttactaggctaccagtgaagggatatccagcacaccaataccacatgggaaacactccactatccaccacagaggcagagaaagacctgggagtgtatgttaccaggctaccaatgaagggatatccagcacaccaataccacatgggaaacactccactatccaccacagaggcagagaaagacctgggagtgtatgttaccaggctaccagtgaagggatatccagcacaccaataccacatgggaaacactccactatccaccacagaggcagagaaaggccaaatccatgctaaTCATAACAGCCAGGTTTGA